Below is a genomic region from Jiangella gansuensis DSM 44835.
CAGTGAGCACCTGGCATGGGCGTGACGGAGCCGCTGGTCGTCGGCGTCGACGGGGGCAACTCCAAGACCGACGTGGCGCTGGCGACGTCGTCGGGCCGGGTCCTCGGTGTGGTCCGGGGGCCGGGCAGCTCCCCCGACAAGCTGGGCGACCAGGAGGCCGCCCGGGTGATCGGCGGGCTCATCCGGTCCGCCCTGGCAGGGGCCGATGCCAGGGAGACGCCCGTCGTCGCCGTCAGCGCGTTCCTCGCCGGCCTCGACCTGCCTGAGGACGCCCCGCGATTCCAGGCCGTGCTCGCGCCGCAGTGGCCGGACGCGCGGGTGCGGGTCGAGAATGACGTCGTGGCGGCGCTGCATGCCGGAACGGGCGGATCACCCGGAGTCGCGGTGGTCTGTGGTGCGGGTATCAACGCGGTCGGGCTCGGCCCGGCAGGGCAACGCGCGTCGTTCCTGTCGCTGGGTGTCCGCTCCGGCGACTGGGGCGGAGGACTCGGCCTCGGGCGAGCCGTGCTGTGGCACGCGATCCGCGCCGAGGACGGCCGCGGTCCCCGCACCCGGCTGGCGGAGCTCACCAGGCGGCATTTCGGCGTGCGCGAGGTGGAGGAGGTCGCGGTCTCGTTGCAGTCCGGGCGCATCGCCGAGCTGCGGCTGGCGGATCTGGTGGAGGTGCTGTTCCGCGCTGATGAGGAGGGAGATCCGGTGGCCGTCTCGCTCGTCGTCCGGCTCGCCGAGGAGGTCGCCTCCATGACCCGCGTCATGCTCGACCGGACGGCGCTACGCGGAGCCGCGGCGAGCGTCGTGCTGGCCGGCGGCGTGCTCACCGGTGGGCGCCCCCGTCTCGATACGCTGATCGACGACGCGTTGCGTCGTGTCGATCCGACATCCCGCCCGGTGCGCCTGCGGGTGCCGCCGGTGGCCGGCGCGCTCGCTCATGCGCTGCCCGGGGGCCTGCCGGACGTCGAGCGTTCGCGACTCGAGCAGCAGTGGCAGGACGCCCGCCGGGATCCGGCGGCGGCGGAGGGTGTGGTCACGTGATGGCGATCAGCGCGAACGGTCCGGAGCCGGTGATGTTCCTCGGCATCGCCGGCGGCCACCTGGAGACCCAGTGCGTGCTCGTCGGTCCGGACGGCACCGTGCTGGCCAGCAGGTCCACCCGCACGGCATCGCCGCAGCACGTGGGTTTCGAGGAGTCTGCCCGGGTCATCGGCGAACTCGCCGACGCGACCTTCGCCGCGGCGGGACTGAGCCCGGCCGTCGAGGTCCGCCGGGTCGTCGTCTTCATCGCCGGCGCCGACACCGCGGCCGACCGCCGGCAGCTCCAGCAGCGGCTGGCGGGCCGGTTCCCGGGCTCGGACCTCGACGTCGACAACGACATCCACGGGATCCTCTGGGCGGGCCTGCGCCGCCCCTCCGGTGTCGCGGTGCTGGCCGACGACGGCATGAACGCCATCGCCCGCTCTGCCACCGGGAAGACCGCCGGCTATCTCGCCTTCGGCGTGGTGTCGGGGGAGTGGGGCGGGCGCATCGGCCTGGGCCGAGAGGTGCTGTACGCCGCGTCGCGTGCGGAAGACCTGCGTGGGCCGGAGACGACCCTCCGGTACTACGTCGCGGCACATCTGGGCCGTTCCACCGTGCGTGAGGCCTTGATCGCATGCCGTGCGGAGGGAACCCTGGACGCGGAGCTGCCAGGCCTGGCCGACCTGGTGTTCGCGGCCGACGACGAAGGCGACCGGGTCGCACGCGAACTCGTGGATCGGCTCGCCGACGAGATCGTGACCATGGCCAAGGCGGCCATGGAACGCGCCCGCGTGAACCCGGCCGGAAGCGACGCGATCCTGGCCGGCTCCCTGCTCACCCGGGGGCATCGCCGGCTCGACCAGCGGGTCGACGAGCAGTTCCATCTCCTTCTCCCGGGGATTTCGATCGCTCGCACGTCGGTGCCTCCCGTCGTCGGGGCGGCGCTCGCCGGCCTCGGCGCCGAACGGGGCGGGCCGGCGCTGGGGGACCGGCTGATGAAGACCATCATCGCCGGGATCGAGGCCCGCGCCCGTGAGCATCCGACCGGTCCGGTGAGCCTGCAGGAGGGCGTGCAATGAGCCAGAGCCTGGATCGCGGCCTGCGCATCCTCGACGAGATCGTGGCGGGTCGCACCACGCTGACCGAGCTCTCGCAGGCCCTGGGCGTCCACAAGTCCACCGTGCTGCGGCTGCTGACGGTTCTGCAGCAACACCACGTCGTGTCGCGCGTCGGCACGTCCGACTACCGGCTCGGACACCGGCTCTTCGACCTGGCCGCGTTCGCCCTCGAGAGCCGCGACATCACCGCGTCCCTGCACGAGCCGGTGCGCGCTCTCGCGACCGCAGCGAAGAGCACTGCCTACGCTGTCGTCCTCGACGACGGCGCCGGCCTCGTCATCGACGTGGCCGACCACACAGACCGCTTCGCGGGTCTCGTCCAGGTCGGCAGCACCCTTCCCCTCCACGCCACGGCGGCCGGCAAGGTCTTGCTGGCCAGCATGAAGCCGACCGAACTCGACGGGGTGCTGAACAGGGTTGCGTCCAGCACCCGCGGTTCGAGCCCACTCGACCGCGCGGCCCTCCTGGGCGAGCTCGAGAAGCTGCGGGTCTCCGGCATCGCCCAGGCTCATGGTGAGCACCCCACAACGGGACTGACGGTCGCCGCGCCCGTGCGCGACGCACGCGGCGAGGTGGTCGCCGCGCTGGCTGTGATCGGCGGCCCCGCGGAACAAACGCGCATCGACCCGCGTGCACTACTCGCCCAACTGCTGGCGGCTACCAGCAACGCGTCGGCCCGCCTGGGCTGGACCGGCGCCGTCGTCGAATGACGTCACGGACGCCAGCGCCGAGCCGGGAATACGCCTACGGGCGCACGTCGTTCACCCAGCTGAGGTCTTGGTGAGTGCAGAGCGTTCGGAGCGCCGCGGCGTCACTTTGGGCCTGGTAGCGGTAGTCTTGGGTAGTACCCGCCTCGCGGTGAAGCGCGATGAGCGCGTGTTCTCTTCACTGCGGTTGGTGACGCGGCATCCGGCTGATGGCCGGAGTGTCCGCACTGCGGACGCGGAGCGAGCCCCCGAAGGCTCGCTCCCGCATCGGCATTTCCGGCCCGAGCCCGGGTACGGCTTCGGCTATCGCCACCACTGGCGAGCCTGGCACTCCACGAGGAGGAGGAGGAGCGATTGGCTAGAGACGCCCACCGCCGGCCCGGCGCTAACCGAGCCCGGCGTCGTGGTCGCGCTCAGGACGACGAAGGCATCATGCCGGTGCTCGCGCGTGCCGTCCGTGAGGTCGAGACGGCTGTCCAGCGCGGCCCGTTGACGCCGTCGGGACGCACGAAGTTCCAGGTCGTTGCTCTTCTGGTGCGTGAGGAACGCGCGAGTGTCAAGGCCGACGCCACGACGCGCGACACCGCCGGCGCGGAGAAGCTGCTCAAGCGCCTCGACGGCGTCGCGACCATCCTGGCGAAGGCCGCCGCCCGCGACTCGTCGCTGCTCGCGCTGCTCGCCGAGGACGCCGTCGTCAGCGACGCGGCCAGGTCACTGAAGCGCGACATGCTGATCGCGGCCGGCAGGGAACCGGAGGAGGACGAAGTCGTCAACGTGCCGGCAGCCACCACCACCGCGAAGCGTCAGGTGGTGCCGCAGTCGGTCGTCTCCCGGCAACTCGCCAATCCTTTCCTCGCCCCCGACTTCGCGTCCGCAGGCGCCCGCGAGCCGCGCGCGCCGCGGCCGCGCCGGCTGGCCACCTGGGAGCTGATCGGCCCCCTGCTCAACTCGTTCGAGTACGCCTCCGGCGGGGCGTCGGCATGCATGGCCCTTCCCGACGCCTCCGCCGTGCGAGTGCCCGGCGACCTGGAGCTGATGCCCCACCAGGCGCGACTGGTCGCCGCCGCCGAGGCCGGGCACCGGACGTTCCTGCTCGCCGACGAGCCCGGCCTGGGCAAGACGGCCCAGGCACTGCTGGCCGCGCAGGCCGCGGACGCCTACCCGCTGCTCGTCGTCGTCCCGAACGTCGTCAAGACCAACTGGGCTCGTGAGGCCGAGTTGTGGACGCCGAACCACCGGGCCACCGTGATCCACGGTGACGGCGACACGATCGACGGTTTCGCCGACATCATCGTCGTCAACTACGAGGTGCTGGACCGTCATGTCGGCTGGCTCGGCGGCCTCGGTCTGCGCGGCATGGTCGTCGACGAGGCACATTTCATCAAGAACAAGAAGTCCCAACGCTCCCAGCACGTCCTGTCGCTGTCCGAGCAGATCCGAACCCGCACCGTGCGCCCGCTCCTGATGGCGCTCACCGGCACGCCGTTGATCAACGACATCGACGATTTCCGTGCCATCTGGCAGTTCCTCGGCTGGATCGACGAGAAGAAGCCGCAGGCCGAACTCATGGAGGCGCTCGAGGACACCGGCCTCACACCGGCCGATCACGGGTTCTATGCGGCCGCCCGCGCCCGAGTGATCGACATGGGGATCGTGCGCCGCCGCAAGGTCGACGTGGCCGCCGACATCCCCGCCCGGCGGGTCGCCGACCTGCCGGTCGAGCTCGACGACGCCGTGGGCCGTTCGATCCGCGACGCCGAGCGCGAGCTCGCCGACCGGCTCGTCGCCCGCTATCGCAACGCGCTCGCGACCCGGACGTCCGGCGAGGTCGTTCCGGGCATCGACCACGACCTCGTGCGCCAGGTCGCCGGCTGGGAACTGGCCGATACCGCTACGTCGAAGACCGGCGAGAACGTGTTCCGCATGATCCGGCGCATCGGGCAGGCCAAGGCCGGCCTGGCCGCGGACTACGCCGCACAGCTGGCCCGCAGCGTCGGCAAGGTCGTCTTCTTCGCCAAGCATGTCGACGTGATGGACCTCGCCGAGCAGACGTTCGCCGAGCGTGACCTGCGCTACGCGTCGATCCGCGGCGAACAGACCGCGTCGGCGCGGCAGAAGAACATCGACGCCTTCGTGAACGATCCCGAGGTCGCGGTGGCGGTCTGCTCGCTGACCGCTGCCGGCGTGGGCCTCAACCTGCAGGTCGCATCGAACCTGGTGCTCGCCGAGCTCTCCTGGTCCGCCGCCGAGCAGACGCAGGCCATCGACCGCGTGCACCGCATCGGCCAGTCGGAACCCGTCACAGCCTGGCGCATCATTGCCGCGCAGACCCTCGACACGAAGATCGCCGAACTCATCGACGGCAAGGCCGGGCTCGCCGCCCGGGCTCTGGACGGTTCGGACGACGAGGTGCCGTCCGCGGCCGACATGCAGCTGGAGACGCTCGTCGCGCTGCTGACCGACGCGTTGTCGCCCGCTCCGTGACCATGGCACGCGATATCGGCGCCCTTGGCACGCGATTTCATCCCTCGCGAGTCCATGTGTGCCGGTTCATGGAGCGATATCGCGTACCAAAACGCGAACCGCGCGAAGGCGCGGGCCGCGCGACTCCGCTCCCGTACTCCCGCTTCAGTAGGCAAGCATCCCTACCGACGTGGGAACACTCATACCGACCGTGATCCTTTTCGGTTCTTCTGGAACATCCGGGGGTGTCATCGGCCGGGCAGGGCTGCTCGGTGGGAAGGGGATGTGAGATCGCTGCCTGGAACGATGGGACGTTGCTGTCCTTTGGCGACAGTGTTGTCACATCGTGGCGAGCAGCGATCTCACACCGTTCCCGGTGGCGGCTGGCAGGCAGGTGGCCGCGCCCGCCTACTGCGCACCCTTTTCGGAGCACGTCACTCGCCACGCGGTCGAACTCTGGCGTTATCACCGTCCGGAACGGCCCCGAGACGAGTGACGTGACCCGCAGGCCTACTCCCGCGCCACCAGGCATGCATCCATGGCGCGGCGGGAAGACCCATGCCGAACGTGATCGATTCTGACGTGCAGCAGCTGACGCAGTTGGCTTTGCAACCGCTTGCATCTATCCTGTGGGCACAACCGGATCGACGACGGTGAGGTGTCCATGAAGACGCTGTCCGAACTCCACGAGGCCCTGACGACCCCGAGTCAGGCGCTGGTGGACGACCTGAGGGCGACGACGGGTGACATCGTCGTCCTCGGTGCCGCCGGGAAACTGGGGCCGAGCCTCGTGATGCTGGCCCTGCGGGCGCTGGCGGAGGCAGGATCGCCGGCGACGGTCCACGCGGTGTCGCGCTTCGGCGACCCCGTGGTGGCCGACGAGTTGCGGGCCGCGGGTGCGCATGTCATCACCGCCGACGTCGCCGACGACGCCGCGCTCGCCGCGCTGCCGGACGCCGAGAACGTGATCTTCCTCGTCGGCGCGAAGTTCGGCACGCAGGGCAACGAGCACGCCACCTGGGCCACCAACACCTACCTCCCGGGGAAGGTCGCCACGCGCTACCGGTCATCGCGGTTCGTCGCGCTCTCCACGGGGAACGTGTACCCCCTGGTGCCCACCGGATCGGGCGGAGCGGGTGAGTCCGACCCCGTGGGGCCGGTCGGGGAGTACGCGATGTCCTGCCTCGGCCGCGAGCGGATCCTCACCCACATCGCCCGCGAGCACGACATGCCGCTGGCGCTGATCCGGCTGAACTACGCGGTCGAGATGCGCTACGGGATCCTGGTCGATCTGGGCCGGCAGATCCTGGCCGGCGACCCGGTCGATGTCACCACGGGCTACGTCAACATCGTCTGGCAGGGCTACGCGAACGAGGTCATCCTGCGGGCGTTGCGGCAGGCGTCCACGCCCGAGCTGGTCCTGAACCTCACCGGCCCGGAGACGCTGTCCGTGCGCCGGCTGGCCGAGAAGCTCGGCGCCGCCCTGGAACGCGAGGTCACCGTGGCCGGTGAGGAGGCCCCGACCGCGCTGCTGGCCGACGCCGCCCGGTGCCACGACCTGTTCGGCTATCCGGGGCGCAGCCCCGACGAACTCGTGCGCGACGTGGCGGAATGGCTGCTGTCCGGCGGAGCGGTCCTGGACAAGCCGACCAAGTTCCAGGTGCGGGACGGGAGGTTCTGATGTCGCCGCTCGACACGTTCGCCGCCGGCACGGTGATCCCGGCCATGCCGCTGGCGCTGACCGCGGATCTGGCCTTCGACGAGCGACGGCAACGAACGCTCGTCCGGTACTACCTCGCGGCCGGAGCGGGCGGTGTCGCCGCGGCCGTGCACTCGACTCAGTTCGCGATCCACACCACGCACACTCATCTGCTGCGGCCGGTGCTCGAACTGGTGGCGGCGACGGCCCGCAGCGAAGGGGACCCGGACCTGGTGCTGGTGGCCGGCGTGGTCGGCGAGACCGGCCAGGCCGTGGCGGAGGCGGAACTGGCCGCGTCGCTCGGATACGACGCGGTCCTCCTCGCTCCGTACGGTGTCGGCGACCGAAGCGAGGACGAGCTCCTCGACCGGGCTCGAGCGGTCGGCGAAGTCCTGCCGGTGGTCGGCTTCGCCCTCCAGCCCGCGGTCGGCGGCCGGCGGCACTCCCGCGACTACTGGACGCGGCTGGCGGACATCCCCAGCGTCGTGGGCGTGAAGGCCGCGCCGTTCGACCGGTATGCCACGCTGGACATCGTGGGTGGCATCGCCGCATCGGAGCGCGGTGGCCAGGTCACGCTCTACACCGGCAACGACGACCACATCGTCGGCGACCTGGTCGCCACATTCGCCCACGCCAACGGGCCGGGAGTCCGGTTCGCGGGCGGGCTGCTCGGCCAGTGGTCGGTGTGGACGCACCGGGCCGTCGAGATCCTCGAGCTGGCCCGGCAGGCCAGGAACGGAGATCATGCGGCCCGGCTGGCGCTGGACGCCATCGACGGGCCGCTGACCGATGCGAACGGCGCCATCTTCGACGTGGCCGGCGGCTTCGCCGGATGCGTCCCCGGCATCCACGAGGTGCTGCGCCGCCAGGGTCTGCTGGCCGGCACCTGGTGCCTGGATCCGCGCGAGCGGATGTCGCCCGGTCAGCTCGCCGAGATCGACCGGATCTGGGCGGCCTACCCGCACCTTCGCGACGACGACTTCGTCGCGGCGCACCTCGACACCTGGCTCGCATGACGACGCACGCCGGCCGAGGTCCCGACGACCTTCGAGAGACACGAGGCAACGGAGTGATGACGACGATCCCCACCGCCGGCGGTACCCGCGTGACCGTCTCGCCGACCGCCGACGAGGCCGGTGCCGCGGCCGCACGCGCCGCCGCCGACGCCGTCGTCGCGGCGATCAGCGCCGCCGGGCGGGCACGCGTGGTGTTCGCCAGCGCGCCGTCCCAGGACGCCATGTTGCGCGGTCTCACGAGCGACTCCCGGATCGACTGGTCCCGGGTCCAGTGCCTGCACATGGACGAGTACATCGGTATCGACCCGGACGATCCGCGTGGCTTCGGGGCCTGGCTGGCCGAGCGGCTCCCGGTCGCGGAGCTCGCGTCGTTCGACCGTATCGATCCGGCCGCCGACCCGCAGACGGAGGCGGCGCGGTACGAGGCCGTGGTCCGGGCGGCGCCGATCGATGTCACCTGCCTCGGTTTCGGCGTCAACGGGCACATCGCCTTCAACGAGCCGGGCATGACCGACGCCCACGACCCGCGAGCCGTCCGGACGGTCGACCTGACGCCGCAGTCGCGCCGCCAGCAGGTCGACGACGGGCAGTTCGACCACATCGACGACGTACCGCGGACCGCCATCACGTTGACCGTTCCGGCCCTTCTCAGCGCCGGGACGCTGGTCGCGACGGTGCTGGGGGAGCGGAAGGCGGCGGCCGTGACCGCCGCGCTGACCGGCCCGATCGGACCGGACTGCCCGGCGAGCCTGATCCGCAGGCACGGTTCGTACACCGTCCACGTCGACGCGGTGGCAGCGACCGGTCTGGCCTGACCAACACGAACGATGCGCCCTCCGCCGGCCCCGGCTGGGGCTGGCGGAGGGCGGAGGCGGTCAGCGCGGCTTGACCGGCTGACCGGTTCGGGCCGACGTGTACGCGGCTTCGATGAACGACACCGCGGCGCGCGCCTGAGCCGAGGTCGCCAGCGGGGGCGTGCCCTGCTCGACCGCCGTGACGAAGTCGGTGAGCTGGGCGAGGGGCTGGTCGACGGCGTCGAACTCGGGGATGTCCAGCCCGTCGCGGGTGACCAGGTGGGTGATCTTCTCCGAGACCGTCACGGCCGATCCGCCGTCGCCGGTGATCGCGACCCGCAGCGGGAGGCCGTCGTACGCGGCGGTGGTGGCCAGGAACGTCACCAGAGCTCCGCTGCGCAGCCGGGCCGTGATGGTGATGGCGTCCTCCACCTCGATCCGCTCGTGAGCCAGCAGCCCGCTGTGTGCGTACACCTCGTCCACGTCGCCGAGCAGCCAGAGCGCGAGGTCGACGAGGTGAACGCCCTGGTTCATCAGGGCGCCGCCGCCGTCGAGTGCCCAGGTGCCGCGCCATGCGCCGGAGTCGTAGTACTCCTGCGTCCGCCACAGGGCGATCTCCACGTTGGCGGTGGTGATCCGGCCGAGCCCGCCGGAGGCGATCAGGCCGTGCAGGAACTGGTGCTCGGCAGCGAACCGGCGCTGGCTCACCACGCTCAGCACCTTCCCGGAACGCTTCTCGGCGTCGATGATGCGATCGGCGGCGTCCACCGTCACCTCGATCGGCTTCTCGAGCAGGACGTGCTTTCCGGCGTCGAGTGCGGCGACGGCGACCCCGGCGTGGAGGCCGGACGGGACGCCGACGATGACGGCGTCGACGTCGGCACGGTCCAGGAGGGCGGCGACCGACGGCGCCGCCTCGACCCCGTACTCAGCACCGACGGCGGCGGCCGCGTCCGCAGATGCGTCCGCGACGGCCGCGAGGTCGGCCGGCGACTCCGGCGAGAGCAGCCGCTCGACGTGCAGCCGGCCGATGATGCCGACGCCGATGACACCGAAGCGCAAGCGCGAGGAGGAGGTCACGAACGGTCCCTTCATTTCTGGAGCGCGTCGACGACGGCGCTCAGGACGACGATGGGGGAGAGCAGCTGCCCGCGGCCGACCGGGGACCGGCCGGTATCGATGGCGGCGACGAAACGGTCCAGCGCGGGTGCGTTGTAGTCGCCGCTCAGCGTGAGCTCACGGGCGACGACGCCGGCGGTTCCGGTCGCCGTGGCGTGGAACGGGACGCGGTGACCGTCGCCCGGCGTGACGAACGTGAAGATCACCGCCACGTCGCCGATGCGCACCTGGGCGATGGTGGTGTCGTCGTGGCGCGTCACGGTCGGATGCACGGAGCCGGGCTCCACGACGGGGTCGCCGAGGATCTCCAGTGCGGCCTCGACGTGGTGGATGCCGTAGAAGAACAGCCCGGAGTACTCGCTGTCCGGGTCGGCCGGTCCGACGATGTTCAGCTGGCGTAGCGGGCCGCGCCCGGTGTCGTCGGCGAGTTCGGCGATCTGCGGGACGAAGCGCAGTGCCGAGCACGACACCACCACCGCAGAGGTCCTCTCCGCGGCGTCGAGGATCGCGACGGCGTCGTCGACGGTGGTGGCGAGCGGTTTGTCGACGAGTACGGGCAGGCCGGCGGCCAGCAACGGCTCGGCCTGTTCGCGGTGCCGGGCGCCGTCGCGGGTCGAGATGATCGCGGCGTCGACGTGGGGGATGAGGTCGGCCGGCTCGTCCACGACCTGCTCGATGCCGCCCTCGGCGCGCAGCTTGTCGTTCCGCTCGCTGTGACCGTCGGCCAGCGCCGTCGCCGTGTACCCGGGGTGCCGACGTTCGGTGTTGAGGAATCGGATGAAGTGGTCGGTGTGTGAGTTCTCGGTGCCGATGAAGCCGATGCGCGTCACGATCGGAGACTCCCCAGATGTCGAAAGAAGTGCGAACACCAGCTTGACCTGCAACCGATTGCAGGTCAAGCCGCCTGCCCATTAGAGTGGCTGCCGGGATCCGGCGATTGGGCCGGTTCCGGCAGCGGCATGGCAGCTCAGGAGGACGTGTGACGCCAGCGGAACTCGGCATCGGAATCGTCGGCCTCGGCAGCATCGGCACGACGCACGCCCGCGCCCTCCGGCAGGTCGACGGGGTCGAGGTGCGTGCCGTCAGCGGCGGAGCACCGGGAACCGCGGCCGAGTGCGGCTGGCCGGGCGCCGTCAGGCTGACCCCCGAGGACGTCCTGAGCCATCCCGGCGTCGACGTCGTGGCCGTCTGTTCGCCCACCGCATCGCACGCGGCGCTCGGGGCGGCGGCGGTCGAGGCCGGCCGGCACGTGGTCGTGGAGAAGCCGCTGGCCACGACCGTCGCCGAGGCTCGGCGGCTGGCCGAGCTGCAACACGAGCGCGGCCGGCTCGTCACCATGGTCGCGCAGCGGCGGTACGAGCCCGATTACGCGTACCTGAAGGAGCTGGCCGTCGGCGGCCGGCTCGGTGAGCTGCGGCTGGCGACCACACACGTGCACTGGCTTCGTGACGACGCCTACTACGCGGCGGCGCCGTGGCGGGCGTCCATGACCGGCGGCGGGGGCTCGCTGATGAACCAGGGTGTGCACAACGTCGACCTCCTTCGCTGGCTGTGCGGGCCGGTCGAGGAGGTGACGGCGCAGTACGCGACGCTCGGTCACGGCATCGAAGCCGAGGACACCACCGTCGCGACGCTGCGGTTCGCGTCGGGCGCGCTGGGCCTGGTCAGTACGTCGACGGCGACGCCGCCGGGAGCCCCGGCCACGGTCGCGCTGCACACGTCGGCCGGCGCGGTGGAACTGGGTCAGGGCGAGGTCCTGCGCTGGAACCTGCCCGGCGTGCCACCGCCGCCACCGGACGAGGCGGTGGCCAGCGGCGCCGCCGACCCGGCGGCCATCGGCGTCGCCGGCCACGCGCGGATGTGGCGCGAGGTCGTCGCGGCGATCCGCTCCGGCGGTGGTCACGACGCGGACGCCGTCGACGCCGTGGAGACCGTCCGGCTGCTGTGCGCCATCTACGAGGCCGCCCGGTCCGGCGCCCGCGTCCGGCCGGGGGAGCTGCGATGATCCGGCTGGCCGTGTTGGGTGCCGCCCACGCGCATGCGCGCTACGCGCTCGAGGAGGCCGCTCGCCGCGACGACGTGACGCTCGCGGCGGTGGCCGAGGCCGATCCGGCGGCCCGAGCCGCCCACCTGGCCGGTGCGGACGGTGTGCCGACGTACGACGACCCGCGGCGACTGCTAGATCGCCACGACGTCGACGTCGCCGTGATCGCCGGCGTGTACGCCCACCGTGCTGACGCGGCGGTGGCCGCCCTCGACGCCGGCGCCCACGTCCTGGCCGACAAGCCGCTGTGCACCTCCCTGGACCAGCTCGACCGGATCGCCGCGGCCGCGGCACGAAGCGGCCGGCACGTCTCGGTGATGTTCGAGAAGCGCTTCTACCCCGCGACGATCGCGGCCCGGCGGCTGCTGGCCGACGGGACGCTCGGCCGGCTCGCCATGGTGGCCAGCACGGGCCCGCACAAGCTGAAACTGCCGTCGCGCCCGCCGTGGTTCCTGCGCCGCGAGACCTACGGGGGCATCGCGGCCGACCTCCCGGTCCATGACATCGACCTCGTGCTGACCCTGTCCGGCGCCACCTCCGGCACCGTGACCGCGCTCACCGGCAATGCCGGCCCGGAGGAGCACCCCGAGTTCGACGACCACGTCGCCGTCCTGCTCCGGGCCGGTTCCGTGGCCGCCAGCATCGAGGCGTCCTGGCTCTCACCGGAGGCGGCGGACGTGCACGGCCACTACCGGATGCGGCTGACCGGCACCAACGGCACGGCCGAACTGGACTGGGCCTACGACTCCCTGCACGTCGCCACCCATGACCGGGCGCCGTGGTCCGAGCCGCTCCCGCCCGGCGAGCGGCCAACGGCCTACTTCTTCGACGCCCTCGCCGCCGGCCTCGAGCCGGAGATCACCACGGCACAGAGCCTGCTCGCCACCCGCGTCGCGCTGCTCGCCCAGCTGAGCGCGGACACCGGCAGCGCGGTGCAGCACTTTTCTTGATCATGTTCCCTCGCGGCGCGTGGGTGACCGCGAGGGAACATGATCACCGCGTTGGGGCGCTTCTGGTTCACCACCCGGCGCACTGGCCGCGGCTCGGACCGGCGATGTCGCTGGCGACCCCTTCGTCCACCGGTGCGAACGCGTTGCCCCGGCAGTCCAGCGGGCCGTCGACGGTGAGGCCGGCCAGCGCCACCCGGCCAGCGGTGTCCACCACCTGCACCGGGCCCCCCACCCGGGTCGACCGCACGGCGACCGACGACGCGCCGGCCGTACGGATCGGCCCGCCGACCACGGAGTGTTCCACGACGAC
It encodes:
- a CDS encoding DEAD/DEAH box helicase; amino-acid sequence: MPHQARLVAAAEAGHRTFLLADEPGLGKTAQALLAAQAADAYPLLVVVPNVVKTNWAREAELWTPNHRATVIHGDGDTIDGFADIIVVNYEVLDRHVGWLGGLGLRGMVVDEAHFIKNKKSQRSQHVLSLSEQIRTRTVRPLLMALTGTPLINDIDDFRAIWQFLGWIDEKKPQAELMEALEDTGLTPADHGFYAAARARVIDMGIVRRRKVDVAADIPARRVADLPVELDDAVGRSIRDAERELADRLVARYRNALATRTSGEVVPGIDHDLVRQVAGWELADTATSKTGENVFRMIRRIGQAKAGLAADYAAQLARSVGKVVFFAKHVDVMDLAEQTFAERDLRYASIRGEQTASARQKNIDAFVNDPEVAVAVCSLTAAGVGLNLQVASNLVLAELSWSAAEQTQAIDRVHRIGQSEPVTAWRIIAAQTLDTKIAELIDGKAGLAARALDGSDDEVPSAADMQLETLVALLTDALSPAP
- a CDS encoding dihydrodipicolinate synthase family protein, which translates into the protein MSPLDTFAAGTVIPAMPLALTADLAFDERRQRTLVRYYLAAGAGGVAAAVHSTQFAIHTTHTHLLRPVLELVAATARSEGDPDLVLVAGVVGETGQAVAEAELAASLGYDAVLLAPYGVGDRSEDELLDRARAVGEVLPVVGFALQPAVGGRRHSRDYWTRLADIPSVVGVKAAPFDRYATLDIVGGIAASERGGQVTLYTGNDDHIVGDLVATFAHANGPGVRFAGGLLGQWSVWTHRAVEILELARQARNGDHAARLALDAIDGPLTDANGAIFDVAGGFAGCVPGIHEVLRRQGLLAGTWCLDPRERMSPGQLAEIDRIWAAYPHLRDDDFVAAHLDTWLA
- a CDS encoding N-acetylglucosamine kinase — translated: MAISANGPEPVMFLGIAGGHLETQCVLVGPDGTVLASRSTRTASPQHVGFEESARVIGELADATFAAAGLSPAVEVRRVVVFIAGADTAADRRQLQQRLAGRFPGSDLDVDNDIHGILWAGLRRPSGVAVLADDGMNAIARSATGKTAGYLAFGVVSGEWGGRIGLGREVLYAASRAEDLRGPETTLRYYVAAHLGRSTVREALIACRAEGTLDAELPGLADLVFAADDEGDRVARELVDRLADEIVTMAKAAMERARVNPAGSDAILAGSLLTRGHRRLDQRVDEQFHLLLPGISIARTSVPPVVGAALAGLGAERGGPALGDRLMKTIIAGIEARAREHPTGPVSLQEGVQ
- a CDS encoding 6-phosphogluconolactonase; translated protein: MTTIPTAGGTRVTVSPTADEAGAAAARAAADAVVAAISAAGRARVVFASAPSQDAMLRGLTSDSRIDWSRVQCLHMDEYIGIDPDDPRGFGAWLAERLPVAELASFDRIDPAADPQTEAARYEAVVRAAPIDVTCLGFGVNGHIAFNEPGMTDAHDPRAVRTVDLTPQSRRQQVDDGQFDHIDDVPRTAITLTVPALLSAGTLVATVLGERKAAAVTAALTGPIGPDCPASLIRRHGSYTVHVDAVAATGLA
- a CDS encoding N-acetylglucosamine kinase — translated: MGVTEPLVVGVDGGNSKTDVALATSSGRVLGVVRGPGSSPDKLGDQEAARVIGGLIRSALAGADARETPVVAVSAFLAGLDLPEDAPRFQAVLAPQWPDARVRVENDVVAALHAGTGGSPGVAVVCGAGINAVGLGPAGQRASFLSLGVRSGDWGGGLGLGRAVLWHAIRAEDGRGPRTRLAELTRRHFGVREVEEVAVSLQSGRIAELRLADLVEVLFRADEEGDPVAVSLVVRLAEEVASMTRVMLDRTALRGAAASVVLAGGVLTGGRPRLDTLIDDALRRVDPTSRPVRLRVPPVAGALAHALPGGLPDVERSRLEQQWQDARRDPAAAEGVVT
- a CDS encoding IclR family transcriptional regulator; protein product: MSQSLDRGLRILDEIVAGRTTLTELSQALGVHKSTVLRLLTVLQQHHVVSRVGTSDYRLGHRLFDLAAFALESRDITASLHEPVRALATAAKSTAYAVVLDDGAGLVIDVADHTDRFAGLVQVGSTLPLHATAAGKVLLASMKPTELDGVLNRVASSTRGSSPLDRAALLGELEKLRVSGIAQAHGEHPTTGLTVAAPVRDARGEVVAALAVIGGPAEQTRIDPRALLAQLLAATSNASARLGWTGAVVE
- a CDS encoding NAD-dependent epimerase/dehydratase family protein, with amino-acid sequence MKTLSELHEALTTPSQALVDDLRATTGDIVVLGAAGKLGPSLVMLALRALAEAGSPATVHAVSRFGDPVVADELRAAGAHVITADVADDAALAALPDAENVIFLVGAKFGTQGNEHATWATNTYLPGKVATRYRSSRFVALSTGNVYPLVPTGSGGAGESDPVGPVGEYAMSCLGRERILTHIAREHDMPLALIRLNYAVEMRYGILVDLGRQILAGDPVDVTTGYVNIVWQGYANEVILRALRQASTPELVLNLTGPETLSVRRLAEKLGAALEREVTVAGEEAPTALLADAARCHDLFGYPGRSPDELVRDVAEWLLSGGAVLDKPTKFQVRDGRF